The genome window CCCGCTACCGCCCGGTACGGGCGAAGCCGGCTATCTGTCCGCATGGGATCGGATCGTTGTGCCGCAGGTCGATGCCTTCGCGCCGGACCTGATCATCGTCGCCTGCGGCTTCGATGCGTCCGGCGTCGATCCACTCGGCCGGATGCTGCTCGGAGCCCAGAGCTTCGCCAAGCTGACGGCCCGAGCATCCGAGCTTGCCGACCGTCATTGCGGCGGCCGTCTCGTCCTTGTCCACGAAGGCGGCTATTCCGAGCTTCATGTCCCGTTCTGCGGCCACGCCGCGATAGCGACGCTCGCCGGCAGCGGGATCGACGCAGGCGATCCGCTCGGGCCGCGCATCGCGGGCCAGCAGCCCGGCCCCGAATTCGACGGCTTCGTCGAAGCGCGGATCGACGCGATCACCCGCACTCTCGGCATCGGGTGATCGGCCTGCAAGGTCTTCAGATCTGCTTTTCGGGCATCCGGACGACCAGCCCCTCGAGATCGTCAGTCACCTTGATCTGGCAGGTCAGGCGCGAGCGCGTCGGATCGGGCTGATACGCGAAATCGAGCATGTCCTCTTCCATGTCCTGACGCTGAGGCAGCTTTTCGACCCATTCCTCGGCGACGTAGACGTGACAGGTCGAACAGGCGCAGGCCCCGCCGCAATCGGCTTCGATTCCCGGAATGCCGTTGTCGCGCGCGCCCTCCATGACCGTGAGACCGACGGGCACGTCGACGACATGTTCGGTTCCGCCATGTTCGATATAGGTGATCTTCGGCATTGAGCGGGCCTCCTTCGGGCAATGGGTCGGCTCACTTGGTAAGGGTCCGGGGCCGGGCTTTCCAGACGTGAATTGCCGTGACGACCGGCTTTCGGACGCCTCCGAAACGAAAAAGGGGCGGATCCTCGCGGATCCACCCCCTCATCATGCTTGTAGAGGCCGGATCACTCCACCGGCAGAGCCACGAAACGCGGATTGCCATCGCGCCGGATGAGCAGGAGGATCGATTTCCGTCCAGCCTCCTGCGCGGCTTCGACGCGGGCGGTCAGATCGGATGCGGACGCGATCTTCTCCTGCCCCGCCTCGGTAATGACGTCGCCCGCCCGGATGCCCTTTTCGAAGGCTTCGCTGTCATCGGCGACCTCCGTGATGACGAGACCGTCCATTCCCGACGAGAGACCGAGTTCCTCGCGGAGCTCTTCGTCGAGCGGGCTCACCGTGAGGCCGAGAAGTTCCGTCTCGTCGCTTTGCGGCACTTCTTCGGGCGTGGCCGCGGTCCGGATGGCCTGCGCTTCCTCGCGGCGACCAAGCGTGACGGACAGCTCGACCTCCTCGCCGTCGCGATAGACCGTCACCGGAACCTCGGTGCCGACCTCTGCATCGCCGACACGGCGGACGAGTTCCCGGGTATCGACGACATCGTTGCCGTTGAAACCGGTGATAACATCGCCGGCCTCGACGCCGGCCTCCTGCGCAGGGCCTTCGGGCACGTCGGTGACCAGCGCGCCCGAGACATTCTCGAGCCCGATGCTTTCGGCGATGTCATCCGTCACGTCCTGGATGCTGACGCCCAGCCAACCGCGCCGTGTCTCGCCGAATTCGCGAAGCTGGTCGACGACCTTGGTCACGACGTTCGAGGACATGG of Palleronia sp. LCG004 contains these proteins:
- a CDS encoding 2Fe-2S iron-sulfur cluster-binding protein; the encoded protein is MPKITYIEHGGTEHVVDVPVGLTVMEGARDNGIPGIEADCGGACACSTCHVYVAEEWVEKLPQRQDMEEDMLDFAYQPDPTRSRLTCQIKVTDDLEGLVVRMPEKQI